From one Halosimplex rubrum genomic stretch:
- a CDS encoding NAD(P)/FAD-dependent oxidoreductase → MDRVDVAIVGGGPAGTAAAWAAADEGADAVVVEKGVPRADRERLGPDSTDAAGMLDYWLEIMDIPAEELPDDVILSVLDGAEFIGPSESVTLESTGIDAAYDHFGFAFHRAKFDDWLRDRAEDAGGRYEVGTSVNAVETDLSGDPRHTLELADGERIGADYLILADGPQRTITTGVLDGFLPGSRSVSDYLSPDTANHIAYQEHRRIPEELFDPAHIKFWWGVIPGHTAYPWIFPNDDNVARVGLTMPIGMDLADVERPESYALLEPGDERIPAGATYLERLLEREYPGYDIEDFPLVEDRGKRGGTEAYPISSTRPIDSPTAAGIAVVGGAMGTTSAFHEGGDHVAVRTGKIAGELAANDRLLAYNGRWKKAIGEEVLRNVTFAEVVRGWEPADWDRIFAATRAMKHRGGYDWGGALKSGTTALKLVADYRWTKRGFGDGKYVQLRQDEYEV, encoded by the coding sequence ATGGACCGCGTAGACGTCGCGATCGTGGGCGGCGGCCCGGCCGGCACCGCGGCGGCGTGGGCGGCCGCCGACGAGGGGGCCGACGCCGTCGTCGTCGAGAAGGGCGTGCCCCGGGCGGACCGCGAGCGGCTCGGCCCCGACTCGACGGACGCCGCCGGGATGCTCGACTACTGGCTGGAGATCATGGACATCCCCGCCGAGGAACTTCCCGACGACGTGATCTTGAGCGTCCTCGACGGCGCCGAGTTCATCGGCCCCTCGGAGTCGGTCACGCTCGAATCCACCGGGATCGACGCCGCCTACGACCACTTCGGGTTCGCCTTCCACCGCGCGAAATTCGACGACTGGCTCCGCGACCGCGCCGAGGACGCGGGCGGCCGATACGAGGTCGGCACGAGCGTCAACGCCGTCGAGACCGACCTCTCGGGGGACCCGCGCCACACGCTCGAACTCGCCGACGGCGAGCGGATCGGCGCCGACTACCTGATCCTCGCCGACGGCCCCCAGCGGACGATCACGACGGGCGTCCTCGACGGGTTCCTCCCCGGTTCTCGGAGCGTCTCGGACTATCTGTCGCCCGACACCGCGAACCACATCGCCTACCAGGAACACCGGCGCATCCCCGAGGAGCTGTTCGACCCCGCCCACATCAAGTTCTGGTGGGGCGTCATCCCGGGCCACACCGCCTACCCGTGGATCTTCCCGAACGACGACAACGTCGCCCGCGTGGGCCTGACGATGCCGATCGGGATGGATCTGGCCGACGTGGAACGGCCCGAGTCGTACGCCCTTCTGGAACCGGGCGACGAGCGGATCCCGGCGGGGGCCACCTACCTCGAGCGACTGCTCGAACGCGAGTACCCCGGCTACGACATCGAGGACTTCCCGCTGGTCGAGGACCGCGGGAAGCGCGGTGGCACCGAGGCCTACCCCATCTCCTCGACGCGACCGATCGACTCGCCGACCGCGGCGGGCATCGCCGTCGTCGGCGGCGCCATGGGCACCACCTCGGCGTTCCACGAGGGCGGCGACCACGTGGCCGTCCGCACCGGCAAGATCGCCGGCGAACTCGCCGCCAACGACCGGCTACTCGCCTACAACGGCCGCTGGAAGAAAGCCATCGGCGAGGAGGTCCTGCGGAACGTCACCTTCGCCGAGGTCGTCCGCGGCTGGGAGCCGGCCGACTGGGACCGCATCTTCGCCGCGACGCGAGCGATGAAACATCGCGGGGGCTACGACTGGGGCGGCGCCCTCAAGTCGGGGACGACCGCGCTGAAACTCGTCGCCGACTACAGGTGGACCAAGCGGGGCTTCGGCGACGGGAAGTACGTGCAGCTGCGACAGGACGAGTACGAGGTCTGA
- a CDS encoding acyl-CoA thioesterase, which produces MPDLMDTFLENRWMVQPNHANSLGTTHGGNVLKWMDEVGAMAAMRFAGRDCVTARMDQVDFKQPIPVGETALVEAYVYETGRSSVRVRLRVFREDPRSGERELTTESYSVYVAIDDDRDPVEVPALTVETEEGERLRAEALDGDNKESTS; this is translated from the coding sequence ATGCCAGACCTGATGGACACGTTTCTGGAGAACCGCTGGATGGTCCAGCCCAACCACGCCAACTCCCTGGGGACCACCCACGGCGGGAACGTGCTCAAGTGGATGGACGAGGTCGGCGCGATGGCGGCCATGCGCTTCGCCGGTCGCGACTGCGTCACCGCCCGCATGGACCAGGTCGACTTCAAACAGCCCATCCCCGTCGGCGAGACGGCCCTTGTCGAGGCCTACGTCTACGAGACCGGTCGCTCCAGCGTCCGCGTCCGCCTGCGCGTCTTCCGCGAGGACCCCCGCTCGGGCGAGCGCGAACTCACCACCGAATCGTACTCCGTCTACGTCGCCATCGACGACGACCGCGACCCCGTCGAAGTGCCCGCCCTCACTGTCGAGACCGAGGAGGGCGAGCGGCTCCGCGCGGAGGCGCTCGACGGCGACAACAAGGAGAGCACGTCCTGA
- a CDS encoding rubrerythrin-like domain-containing protein yields MHSEDPYTATKSRYECVECLHRVTTDGTVGACPECGGRVKNVAVPRE; encoded by the coding sequence ATGCACAGTGAAGATCCGTACACAGCGACGAAGTCGCGGTACGAGTGCGTGGAGTGTCTGCACAGGGTGACGACCGACGGGACCGTCGGTGCCTGTCCGGAGTGCGGCGGTCGCGTCAAGAACGTGGCAGTGCCGCGGGAGTGA
- a CDS encoding HEWD family protein, with product MTTIVPPKERECERCGRTDTWNDDSGTWSVVERDGDRLSGDPFCLHEWDINGAYNPLEGGA from the coding sequence ATGACAACTATCGTCCCTCCGAAGGAGCGAGAGTGCGAGCGCTGCGGCCGAACCGACACCTGGAACGACGATTCGGGCACCTGGTCCGTCGTCGAGCGGGACGGCGACCGGCTCTCCGGCGACCCGTTCTGTCTCCACGAGTGGGACATCAACGGCGCGTACAACCCGCTCGAAGGGGGCGCCTGA
- a CDS encoding GNAT family N-acetyltransferase, which yields MEIELATVAHAERVTDLWVDLADEQTQHDSHVLAERNRSSVADELARHAVTDRLVVATDDGEIVGFVMFTLDRGSYEMDVTQGVVENLYVVPGRRDGGVGTELLETAEARLDELGADTVTLEAMADNLAARRFYRRHGYDTHRVQLEKPLETDTHSKEGE from the coding sequence ATGGAGATCGAACTCGCCACGGTCGCCCACGCCGAGCGCGTCACCGACCTGTGGGTCGATCTGGCCGACGAGCAGACCCAGCACGACTCGCACGTCCTCGCCGAGCGCAACAGGAGTTCGGTCGCCGACGAGCTGGCCCGCCACGCCGTCACCGACCGCCTCGTCGTCGCCACCGACGACGGCGAGATCGTCGGGTTCGTCATGTTCACGCTCGACCGCGGCAGCTACGAGATGGACGTGACCCAGGGCGTCGTCGAGAACCTCTACGTCGTCCCCGGGCGGCGCGACGGGGGGGTCGGCACGGAGCTGCTGGAAACCGCCGAGGCGCGACTCGACGAGCTGGGCGCCGACACGGTCACGCTGGAGGCGATGGCGGACAACCTCGCCGCCCGGCGGTTCTACCGTCGCCACGGCTACGACACCCACCGCGTCCAGCTGGAGAAACCGCTGGAAACCGATACCCACTCAAAGGAGGGCGAGTAA
- a CDS encoding CBS domain-containing protein, producing MERDASVREVMDREFVGVSEGDDLGETAELMLEEGVDSAVVLRGADPVGVVTERDALAAFVDAGGASTSVSEAMTDALPTISPEATIGEAADELSAGSTERVLVSDGSEPLGVLTEQDLLTASPFARTANGAAMAEPDRAVAGVTEGRGEPAAETPETRRSDGSRFDDQSLCEACGSLSRELSPFNGQLLCPDCRDI from the coding sequence ATGGAACGAGACGCGAGCGTTCGGGAGGTGATGGACCGCGAGTTCGTCGGCGTCAGCGAGGGCGACGACCTCGGTGAGACGGCCGAGTTGATGCTGGAGGAGGGGGTCGACAGCGCCGTCGTCCTGCGGGGAGCGGACCCGGTCGGGGTCGTCACGGAACGGGACGCCCTCGCGGCGTTCGTCGACGCCGGGGGCGCATCGACCAGCGTGTCGGAGGCGATGACCGACGCGCTGCCCACGATCTCGCCCGAGGCGACGATCGGCGAGGCGGCCGACGAGCTCTCGGCGGGGTCGACCGAGCGGGTCCTCGTCTCCGACGGGAGCGAACCCCTCGGCGTGCTGACCGAGCAGGACCTGTTGACCGCCTCGCCGTTCGCCCGGACGGCGAACGGGGCCGCGATGGCCGAGCCCGACCGGGCGGTCGCCGGCGTCACCGAAGGGCGGGGCGAACCGGCCGCCGAGACGCCGGAGACGCGCCGGAGCGACGGATCCCGGTTCGACGACCAGTCGCTGTGCGAGGCCTGCGGGTCGCTCTCGCGGGAGCTCTCGCCGTTCAACGGACAGCTGCTCTGCCCGGACTGCCGGGACATCTGA
- a CDS encoding GTP cyclohydrolase III, which yields MTNTQVTHVQIDNYGPWTVTPEPRREVDLQTLQSRLYADLSQLVGNRGGYVFFSRFDNMIAVTNGLDEDDHALVQESVGNRYPVTMSLSVATGTTPAEALGTATEALQEAGSAQDKSRREILRGRTIDEEFRTEEDLQIAHFDVNDATGKYTDRLNEFDTFIRIEQGYAELMRYMRRTYDSLSFFVGGDNVIAVCSDMGPAEYQDAVDHVRDAVDVELKVGVGRGRVAQDAGMAAKHALEECRATGDDVRVDWATGEADRSA from the coding sequence GTGACGAACACGCAGGTAACGCACGTCCAGATCGACAACTACGGTCCCTGGACCGTCACGCCCGAACCCCGGCGGGAGGTCGACCTCCAGACGCTGCAGTCGCGGCTGTACGCCGACCTCTCGCAGCTGGTCGGCAACCGCGGCGGCTACGTCTTCTTCTCGCGGTTCGACAACATGATCGCCGTCACCAACGGGCTCGACGAGGACGACCACGCCCTCGTCCAGGAATCGGTCGGCAACCGCTACCCCGTCACGATGAGCCTCAGCGTCGCCACCGGGACGACCCCGGCGGAAGCGCTCGGCACCGCCACGGAGGCGCTGCAGGAGGCCGGGAGCGCACAGGACAAGTCCCGCAGGGAGATCCTGCGCGGGCGTACCATCGACGAGGAGTTCCGGACCGAGGAGGACCTCCAGATCGCCCACTTCGACGTGAACGACGCGACCGGCAAGTACACCGACCGGCTCAACGAGTTCGACACGTTCATTCGGATCGAACAGGGCTACGCCGAGCTGATGCGCTACATGCGCCGCACCTACGACTCGCTCTCCTTTTTCGTCGGCGGCGACAACGTCATCGCCGTCTGCTCCGACATGGGTCCCGCCGAGTATCAGGACGCGGTCGACCACGTCCGCGACGCGGTCGACGTGGAACTCAAGGTCGGCGTCGGCCGCGGCCGCGTCGCTCAGGACGCGGGCATGGCCGCCAAGCACGCCCTCGAAGAGTGCCGCGCGACCGGCGACGACGTGCGCGTCGACTGGGCGACCGGCGAGGCCGATCGCTCGGCGTGA
- a CDS encoding DUF7344 domain-containing protein, whose product MTRSDGADGGTEGRTPATDGGERRDSGNVRLPASAVTDLRASGRCRRALDRLAERGDAMPVTDLARRVVAVERDEPADAVPDDAVEAARSDLFQRHLPKLTATGVVRYDSLVGTVELATDDPRLLGDDAGEASDRVDDPSAPR is encoded by the coding sequence ATGACACGATCCGACGGCGCCGACGGGGGCACCGAGGGGCGAACACCGGCGACGGACGGGGGAGAGCGGAGGGATTCGGGGAACGTACGCCTCCCCGCGTCGGCGGTCACGGACCTGCGCGCGAGCGGGCGGTGCCGACGGGCGCTGGACCGTCTCGCCGAGCGAGGCGACGCGATGCCCGTCACGGACCTGGCGCGGCGCGTGGTCGCCGTGGAGCGCGACGAGCCGGCCGACGCGGTACCGGACGACGCCGTCGAGGCGGCCCGGTCGGACCTGTTCCAGCGCCACCTCCCGAAGCTGACCGCGACCGGCGTCGTCCGGTACGACTCGCTGGTGGGGACCGTCGAGCTGGCGACCGACGACCCGCGACTGCTCGGCGACGACGCCGGCGAGGCGAGCGACCGCGTCGACGACCCCTCGGCGCCGCGGTGA
- the glmU gene encoding bifunctional sugar-1-phosphate nucleotidylyltransferase/acetyltransferase produces MQVVLLTAGEGTRMRPLTESLPKPMLPVADRPLVAHAADAAVDAGASELILVVGYEAQAVREYFGDEYRGVPVEYAVQAEQLGTAHAVDCASDHLDGPFVVLNGDDLYDRASVDALFSADGPAVGTYRVDDPTSYGVFEVDGGVVTGIIEKPSDPPTDLVNVGAYRFPAEAREWLDVPMSERGEHEITDVLSRVIDERSVRTVEVDRWLGCGRPWELLEANEWKLSELDRDLRGEVHESADLRGDVVVEAGATVDAGVVVEGPALIAEGAELGPNAYVRGATLLAADTHVGNAVEIKNSVIMAGTHVPHHSYVGDSVLGRDVNFGAGTKVANLRHDGGDVYFTVKGDRISTGRRKFGVVAGDGAKTGINTSLNPGVKLSAGATTAPGESVTRDR; encoded by the coding sequence ATGCAAGTCGTCCTGCTGACGGCCGGGGAGGGAACCCGGATGCGTCCCCTGACGGAGTCGCTGCCCAAGCCGATGCTGCCGGTCGCCGACCGGCCGCTGGTCGCCCACGCGGCCGACGCAGCCGTCGACGCCGGGGCCTCGGAGCTGATCCTCGTCGTCGGCTACGAGGCTCAGGCGGTCAGGGAGTACTTCGGCGACGAGTACCGCGGCGTCCCCGTCGAGTACGCCGTCCAGGCGGAGCAGCTCGGGACCGCCCACGCCGTCGACTGCGCGAGCGACCACCTCGACGGGCCGTTCGTCGTCCTCAACGGCGACGACCTCTACGACCGCGCGAGCGTCGACGCCCTGTTCTCGGCCGACGGCCCGGCGGTCGGTACCTACCGCGTCGACGACCCGACGAGCTACGGCGTCTTCGAGGTGGACGGCGGCGTCGTCACCGGCATCATCGAGAAGCCGAGCGACCCGCCGACCGACCTCGTGAACGTCGGCGCCTACCGCTTCCCCGCCGAGGCTCGTGAGTGGCTCGACGTCCCGATGAGCGAGCGCGGCGAGCACGAGATCACGGACGTGCTCTCGAGAGTGATCGACGAGCGCTCGGTCAGAACCGTCGAGGTCGACCGCTGGCTGGGCTGCGGTCGCCCCTGGGAACTGCTGGAGGCCAACGAGTGGAAACTCTCCGAGCTCGACCGCGACCTGCGGGGGGAGGTCCACGAGTCGGCCGACCTCCGCGGGGACGTGGTCGTCGAGGCGGGCGCGACCGTCGACGCCGGCGTCGTCGTCGAGGGGCCGGCGCTGATCGCCGAGGGAGCCGAACTCGGGCCCAACGCCTACGTCCGCGGCGCGACGCTGCTGGCGGCGGACACCCACGTCGGCAACGCGGTCGAGATCAAAAACAGCGTGATAATGGCGGGGACGCACGTCCCGCACCACTCCTACGTCGGCGACAGCGTGCTGGGCCGGGACGTGAACTTCGGGGCGGGGACGAAGGTGGCGAACCTTCGCCACGACGGCGGCGACGTATATTTCACCGTCAAGGGCGACCGCATCTCGACCGGCCGGCGGAAGTTCGGCGTCGTCGCCGGAGACGGCGCCAAGACCGGCATCAACACGAGCCTCAATCCCGGCGTGAAACTCTCCGCGGGCGCGACCACCGCGCCCGGCGAGTCGGTCACCCGCGACCGCTGA
- a CDS encoding DUF7576 family protein, whose amino-acid sequence MVDTTSDLNEDVSEEEAPTCAVCGAALVQDPDHRVVTRVDDGQVETTHFCSDAHREEWTG is encoded by the coding sequence ATGGTGGATACCACGTCCGATCTCAACGAAGACGTATCCGAGGAGGAGGCGCCGACGTGCGCCGTCTGCGGCGCGGCGCTGGTACAGGACCCCGACCACAGGGTCGTCACGCGCGTCGACGACGGTCAGGTGGAGACGACACACTTCTGTAGCGACGCCCACCGCGAGGAGTGGACCGGCTGA
- a CDS encoding response regulator, giving the protein MVRGGVATVLVVDDDEAVADVYASQLSESYDVLTAYDGESALEQVTEDVDVVLLDRRMHGLSGREVLERIRGRDIDCGVVMVTAVDPGFDIVDMGFDDYLLKPVEGAELQSVVAETVNRLDKRAVVREYHALSAKVATLRVEKNPAELEDSDEYQRLLDRLDDLEARIEAGGDGARSDD; this is encoded by the coding sequence ATGGTCAGAGGGGGGGTAGCGACCGTGCTGGTCGTCGACGACGACGAGGCGGTCGCGGACGTGTACGCGAGTCAACTCAGCGAGTCCTACGACGTGTTGACCGCGTACGACGGGGAGTCGGCGCTCGAACAGGTGACCGAGGACGTGGACGTGGTCCTCCTGGACCGACGGATGCACGGCCTCTCGGGCCGGGAGGTCCTCGAACGCATCAGGGGGAGAGACATCGACTGCGGCGTCGTGATGGTCACCGCCGTCGACCCCGGCTTCGACATCGTCGACATGGGCTTCGACGACTACCTGCTCAAACCGGTCGAGGGCGCGGAGCTGCAGTCGGTGGTCGCGGAGACCGTCAACCGACTCGACAAACGCGCCGTCGTCCGGGAGTACCACGCCCTCTCGGCGAAGGTCGCCACGCTGCGCGTCGAGAAGAACCCCGCCGAACTCGAGGACAGCGACGAGTACCAGCGACTGCTCGACCGACTCGACGACCTCGAAGCCCGGATCGAGGCGGGCGGCGACGGCGCCCGGTCGGACGACTGA
- a CDS encoding mandelate racemase/muconate lactonizing enzyme family protein: MGRDYRDLHDPNAEYTMRELSAETMGANAKRGGGRDVEITDVQTTMVDGNFPWTLVRIYTDAGLVGTGEAYWGAGIPELIERMTPFLIGENPLDIDRLYEHLIQKMSGEGSVEGVTVSAISGIEVALHDLAGKIIEVPAYQLLGGKYRDHMRVYCDCHTEEEADPDACADEAERVVEELGYDALKFDLDVPSGHEKDRANRHLRPGEVRHKAEIVEKVTERVKDRADVAFDCHWTFSGNSAERLAEAIDDYDVWWLEDPVPPENLEVQEKVTDSTTTPITVGENRYRVTEHRRLIEEQAVDIVAPDMPKIGGMRETRKIADVANQYYVPVAMHNVSSPVGTIASAHVGASVPNSLAVEYHSYELDWWEDLVEEEGLIEDGYMKVPEENGLGVTLDLDTVSEHMVEGETLFDEA, from the coding sequence ATGGGACGAGACTACAGAGACCTCCACGACCCGAACGCGGAGTACACGATGCGGGAACTGTCGGCGGAGACGATGGGCGCCAACGCGAAGCGCGGTGGCGGCCGGGACGTGGAGATAACGGACGTACAGACGACGATGGTCGACGGGAACTTCCCGTGGACGCTCGTCCGTATCTACACCGACGCGGGGCTCGTCGGTACCGGTGAGGCCTACTGGGGCGCGGGGATCCCCGAGCTGATCGAGCGGATGACGCCGTTCCTCATCGGCGAAAACCCGCTGGACATCGACCGCCTGTACGAACACCTGATCCAGAAGATGTCCGGCGAGGGCTCCGTCGAGGGCGTCACCGTCTCGGCCATCTCCGGCATCGAGGTCGCGCTGCACGACCTGGCCGGCAAGATCATCGAGGTGCCGGCCTACCAGTTGCTCGGCGGCAAGTACCGCGACCATATGCGGGTCTACTGCGACTGCCACACCGAGGAAGAGGCCGACCCCGACGCCTGCGCCGACGAGGCCGAACGCGTCGTCGAGGAACTGGGCTACGACGCCCTGAAGTTCGACCTCGACGTGCCCTCCGGCCACGAGAAGGACCGCGCCAACCGCCACCTCCGCCCGGGCGAGGTCCGGCACAAGGCCGAGATCGTCGAGAAGGTCACCGAGCGCGTCAAGGACCGCGCGGACGTGGCCTTCGACTGCCACTGGACGTTCTCGGGCAACTCCGCCGAGCGGCTGGCCGAGGCCATCGACGACTACGACGTGTGGTGGCTCGAGGACCCCGTCCCGCCGGAGAACCTCGAAGTCCAGGAGAAGGTGACCGACTCGACGACGACGCCGATCACCGTCGGCGAGAACCGCTATCGGGTCACCGAGCACCGCCGGCTCATCGAAGAGCAGGCCGTCGACATCGTCGCGCCGGACATGCCGAAGATCGGCGGCATGCGCGAGACCCGAAAGATCGCCGACGTGGCCAACCAGTACTACGTTCCCGTCGCGATGCACAACGTCTCCTCGCCCGTCGGGACGATCGCCAGCGCCCACGTCGGCGCGAGCGTGCCGAACTCCCTGGCCGTCGAGTACCACTCCTACGAACTCGACTGGTGGGAAGACCTCGTCGAAGAGGAGGGCCTCATCGAGGACGGCTACATGAAGGTCCCCGAAGAGAACGGGCTGGGCGTCACGCTCGATCTGGACAC